The Mytilus trossulus isolate FHL-02 chromosome 3, PNRI_Mtr1.1.1.hap1, whole genome shotgun sequence genome contains a region encoding:
- the LOC134710048 gene encoding thyroid receptor-interacting protein 11-like isoform X4, with protein MGCEMINRRQKLLEEKQYFVQQIIDSVQQQQELKTEINDLEGEQDRVISEADSMVTELGKTPQQNSTSAVLDSIEKENLLLKKKNLELQEQLIILEKSVHTLTEEKNIYSSNGADLEQIQQFEAIKSDLQSEKEALEMVLMDLRSQLKEKEEDLEEVKAKLMKQESDYQFLKQQKDKMEESFNETKMELSNTEFIISSLEMEKESLEKTLNESNLEGGEDSQKLKDELLNKSQLIEELASEKTDLETSLLELDAQHEEAMNQVISIRNDLSGKVESLQTKVKELSNIRDQLMEEKKCQEKELHDLTEVKDQLSGQVQGQTAELEDLNNVKVQLEGQILSQQAQILELKETMEKLKVQIDNKEKEKNDRQTDEEEGLNKLKISIEEKDQKIKDLSSSLHALQEENAERIKSIDDKNNELKVVMSSVEGLTRERDELAQSLEDKDKLVLSLEQKMKEKDENISSMEEKYNFVNEKLQQGSEAETSDFLQRISDLQDTLTQKEELINNLNSESHNFTAEKDKLEKMVNKLQEERETTDKKLTEMKEKFNNGAMTINNLHMDVKDMKERLSQADSDINDKSQKIKQLREEYESCTQTLSDLRNENNVLKQTLETSKDDLEKLKLSEDVVKLKSDLEEKTKELLALIEKNNKLEKIETEFLEFKEEAEKQISELTESVSGKDEEIINFREDVAILKVELEDKVEFLMTENLSLENKVKHLNEAIDGKVQYYETLIKDLKSGGEVSVPVTEEIKTLTKLNKEKDTVIKNLTDELDRLKASVSESETLTTCDSFDFVAKEQTISDLREDILSLSAENELCQSKIQEQMVQIEELKQNDEKSKLDSLNLSSEHNSAKETISRLQNEIELLRSTIQDQKAGITELNDKCQDQVHLLKERESQLNKEEGILVLLRQSLIEKDQQIELLDKQIKKATLLIPEERRRLLEADDVRDFSLLALEYPEKKAIEGVEKGTLEQGEKEEVCEEMVRKSASQEETGRNIEENGRDFEETESRNVIEEMENLQSLIKQKDDVINDLQNNNASLLKMLESKSVSLSDKTVVDIHRLENEVRSLKMEREQIMAVMNEKSREASSLKSEVHRLMNVVAASKSAIDKLQKDMIQGPDVNGEKDDMHKQAMQNLSRLIRDKDLEVESLKQKNETLLTVLQESSSSGSELSTLMQDKDNLAKQLKVLQDERDQMVLFVNQKHEESLKYHQEVQRLTQYINTEMEKHNKIQQEYANLAPQFEDKQQALLKAQNELINYRQKYTELEVKYGEMVQKVNTSGTVDVSSYNTQTDELKRTQEKLKELNESLRETEQKVTTLHQQNVEYEEVIVKRDAELHSMRKQVDTLTFQLQGAEGELSDLKQEHSKSEKETSDNISHMQMLKESNNRLTLEVQDREFEIKSLQEKMQTLTSVVHGQKDEEGQLNKLLQENESVMAQVKELQHERHQTIMALKQRQIETQELQRECQKLKEKEVKYAKELERLRGHLLQMEEAYTKDALESEEREKDLRNRLASAEEKVLSSSSAVQSASQQAVHQVESLQQQLHTVASQRDQAYLQLSSLQDQCQQYAVSLSNLQLVLEQFQREKDTQVSGEVEKYQRENEKLKKTVTELSAELKLVKEKLSDAEDGLEAAARLHQQLDKCDQIIAALKEEVQIREATLKNAEVEISDLRNSKDSKVDKLVIKSMFLGYFTAPKNKRDDVLHTIGSVLNFTPQEFEKITGDTGKGGWMSGLLRFGGTPVATPPTTPTRRHTVTAADTPDRSFSELFVKFLETESSPKQTMRLPAEEMAADVQRHHKPVFNPFTAPRHVNNEGRQPHDERHLLMPSSPLSSTLPVFSPAMDTSRPTQPKTSSAYLNDVLKSS; from the exons caGTTTTGGATAGTATTGAGAAGGAAAATCTTTTATTAAAGAAGAAGAACTTAGAACTCCAAGAACAACTCATTATATTAGAAAAGTCAGTTCATACATTGACTGAGGAGAAGAATATAT aCAGCAGTAATGGAGCTGATCTGGAACAAATCCAACAGTTTGAGGCTATCAAGTCTGACCTCCAGTCAGAGAAAGAGGCCCTAGAAATGGTATTGATGGACTTGAGAAGCCAATTAAAAGAGAAAGAAGAAGATTTAGAAGAAGTTAAAGCTAAATTAATGAAGCAGGAATCTGATTATCAGTTTCTAAAACAACAGAAG gATAAGATGGAAGAATCATTTAATGAGACAAAGATGG aattatcaAATACAGAGTTTATCATATCTTCGTTGGAAATGGAAAAGGAAAGTCTAGAGAAAACACTTAATGAATCTAACCTTGAAGGAGGTGAAGATTCACAGAAACTTAAAGATGAACTGTTAAACAAATCTCAGCTTATAGAGGAACTAGCTTCAGAAAAAACTGATCTGGAAACCAGTTTATTGGAACTGGATGCCCAGCACGAGGAAGCCATGAATCAGGTTATCAGTATACGAAATGACTTGTCCGGAAAAGTTGAAAGTTTGCAGACAAAAGTAAAGGAACTATCAAATATCAGGGATCAACTGATGGaagaaaagaaatgtcaggAAAAAGAATTACATGACCTTACAGAGGTTAAAGATCAGCTATCTGGGCAAGTTCAAGGTCAGACTGCAGAGTTAGAAGACTTGAATAATGTCAAGGTGCAGCTGGAGGGACAAATTCTCAGTCAGCAAGCTCAAATACTTGAACTGAAGGAAACAATGGAAAAACTGAAAGTTCAAATAGataataaggaaaaagaaaagaatgatAGACAGACTGATGAAGAAGAGGGTCTCAATAAACTGAAAATATCTATTGAGGAGAAAGACCAAAAGATTAAAGACTTAAGTTCCAGTTTACATGCATTGCAGGAAGAAAATGCTGAGCGTATAAAATCTATAGAcgataaaaataatgaattaaaagtGGTAATGTCTTCTGTTGAAGGGTTGACGAGAGAAAGAGATGAACTTGCTCAAAGTTTAGAAGACAAGGATAAATTAGTCTTATCTTTAGAGCAAAAGATGAAGGAAAAGGATGAAAATATAAGTAGTAtggaagaaaaatataattttgttaacgAAAAACTTCAGCAGGGTTCGGAAGCTGAAACAAGTGATTTCTTACAACGAATTAGTGACTTACAAGACACTTTGACACAAAAAGAGgaactgataaacaatttaaactccGAAAGTCATAATTTTACTGCCGAAAAagataaacttgaaaaaatggtTAATAAATTACAAGAGGAAAGGGAGACAACTGATAAAAAATTGacagaaatgaaagaaaaatttaataatGGTGCTATGACtattaataatttacatatgGATGTTAAGGACATGAAAGAGAGGCTTTCTCAGGCCGATAgtgatataaatgataaaagtcagaaaattaaacaattaaggGAAGAATATGAATCTTGTACACAAACATTGTCAGatttaagaaatgaaaataatgtgcTAAAACAAACTTTAGAAACTAGTAAGGATGATCtagaaaaactaaaattatcTGAAGATGTTGTTAAACTGAAATCTGATCTAGAAGAAAAAACTAAGGAATTGCTAGcgttaatagaaaaaaataataaactagaAAAAATTGAGACTGAATTTTTAGAATTTAAGGAAGAGGCTGAGAAACAGATATCAGAACTGACTGAAAGTGTATCTGGAAAGGACGAGGAAATTATTAACTTTAGAGAAGATGTCGCCATACTAAAAGTAGAATTAGAAGATAAAGTTGAATTTCTAATGACCGAAAATCTATCTTTGGAAAATAaggttaaacatttaaatgaagcAATCGATGGGAAAGttcaatattatgaaacttTGATTAAAGATTTAAAGAGTGGTGGTGAAGTTAGTGTACCAGTAACTGAGGAAATTAAAACTCTTACAAAactaaacaaagaaaaagatactGTGATTAAAAATTTGACAGATGAATTAGATCGGTTAAAAGCATCTGTTAGTGAATCAGAAACTTTAACAACATGtgattcatttgattttgttgctAAGGAACAAACAATCTCTGATTTGAGGGAAGATATTTTATCTTTGTCAGCTGAAAATGAACTCTGTCAGTCAAAAATACAAGAACAGATGGTTCAAATTGAAGAACttaaacaaaatgatgaaaagtcaaaattagATAGCCTAAATTTATCATCAGAACATAACTCGGCAAAGGAAACAATTTCTCGGTTACAAAATGAGATTGAATTACTAAGAAGTACTATTCAGGACCAAAAGGCAGGTATAACAGAGTTGAATGACAAGTGTCAAGATCAGGTACATTTATTGAAAGAGAGAGAAAGTCAACTAAATAAAGAAGAAGGTATCTTAGTCCTATTACGTCAATCATTGATTGAAAAAGATCAACAGATTGAACTTcttgataaacaaataaaaaaggcCACGCTATTGATCCCCGAGGAAAGAAGGCGACTACTGGAAGCAGATGATGTTCGCGATTTTTCTCTCTTGGCGCTGGAATATCCAGAGAAGAAAGCAATAGAAGGTGTGGAGAAAGGGACTTTAGAACAGGGAGAGAAAGAAGAAGTTTGTGAGGAGATGGTAAGAAAATCAGCTTCTCAAGAAGAAACTGGAAGAAATATCGAAGAAAATGGAAGAGATTTTGAAGAAACTGAATCACGAAATGTCATCGAAGAAATGGAAAACTTACAaagtttgataaaacaaaaagacgATGTTATTAACGATCTGCAGAATAACAATGCTTCTTTACTGAAGATGTTAGAATCTAAATCTGTCTCTTTAAGCGATAAGACTGTTGTGGATATTCATAGGTTGGAAAATGAAGTCAGGAGTTTAAAGATGGAAAGGGAACAAATAATGGCAGTGATGAATGAGAAATCAAGAGAAGCAAGCTCTTTAAAATCTGAGGTCCATAGGTTAATGAATGTTGTGGCAGCTTCAAAAAGTGCAATAGACAAACTTCAGAAAGACATGATACAGGGTCCAGATGTGAATGGGGAGAAAGACGATATGCATAAGCAAGCTATGCAGAATCTGTCACGCTTGATACGAGATAAAGATCTTGAAGTAGAATCTTTGAAAcagaaaaatgaaacattattgACTGTCTTACAGGAATCTTCATCAAGTGGATCAGAACTCAGTACATTAATGCAAGATAAAGATAACTTAGCTAAGCAGCTCAAAGTTTTACAAGATGAGCGAGATCAGATGGTTCTGTTCGTTAATCAGAAACATGAAGAAAGTTTGAAATATCACCAAGAAGTTCAAAGGTTGACCCAATATATAAACACTGAAATGGAAAAACATAATAAGATACAACAAGAATATGCTAACTTGGCTCCACAGTTTGAGGATAAACAACAAGCATTGTTGAAGGCTCAGAATGAACTTATAAATTATAGACAAAAGTATACGGAACTAGAAGTCAAATATGGAGAAATGGTACAAAAAGTCAATACTTCTGGAACTGTTGACGTCTCTTCTTATAACACACAGACAGACGAACTCAAACGAACCCAggaaaaattaaaagagttaAATGAAAGTTTACGTGAAACTGAACAGAAAGTAACAACACTTCATCAACAGAATGTGGAATATGAGGAGGTTATAGTTAAACGGGATGCAGAGCTTCACAGCATGAGGAAACAGGTCGATACTCTTACATTCCAATTACAAGGAGCTGAGGGAGAGCTGTCAGATTTGAAACAGGAACACAGTAAATCAGAGAAGGAAACATCAGATAATATATCACACATGCAAATGTTAAAGGAATCCAACAACAGACTGACGTTAGAGGTTCAAGATAGAGAGTTTGAGATTAAAAGTTTACAGGAGAAAATGCAGACACTGACCTCTGTTGTCCATGGTCAGAAAGATGAGGAGGGACAACTCAATAAGTTACTACAGGAGAACGAATCAGTGATGGCACAAGTTAAAGAACTACAACATGAAAGACATCAGACCATCATGGCATTGAAACAGAGACAGATTGAGACACAAGAATTACAAAGAGAG TGTCAGAAGTTGAAAGAAAAGGAAGTAAAATATGCTAAAGAGTTGGAAAGACTTAGAGGACATCTTCTTCAG ATGGAAGAAGCTTACACCAAAGATGCCTTGGAGTCTGAGGAGAGAGAGAAAGATTTACGTAATCGTCTGGCTTCAGCTGAGGAGAAAGTCTTGTCTTCTTCATCAGCTGTGCAGTCAGCAAG tCAGCAAGCTGTCCATCAAGTAGAGAGTTTACAACAACAACTACATACAGTAGCGTCTCAGCGTGATCAGGCCTATCTACAACTGTCTTCTCTACAGGACCAGTGTCAACAGTATGCTGTTTCCCTGTCTAACTTACAACTGGTTCTAGAACAGTTTCAGAGAG aaaaagaTACACAGGTTTCTGGTGAAgtagaaaaatatcaaagagagaatgaaaaacttaaaaagacAGTCACAGAACTTAGTGCAGAATTAAAACTAGTCAAG GAAAAATTATCAGATGCAGAAGATGGCTTAGAAGCAGCGGCCAGACTTCATCAACAGTTAGATAAATGTGATCAGATTATAGCAGCACTCAAAGAAGAAG TACAAATCCGTGAAGCTACCTTAAAGAATGCAGAGGTTGAAATTAGTGATCTGAGGAACAGTAAAGATTCAAAGGTCGACAA GTTGGTAATTAAAAGTATGTTCCTTGGATATTTCACTGCCCCTAAAAATAAACGGGATGATGTCCTTCATACTATTGGCAGTGTACTCAATTTTACACCACAGGAATTTGAAAAG attACTGGCGACACAGGTAAAGGTGGATGGATGTCTGGGCTCCTAAGATTCGGAGGGACACCAGTAGCCACACCCCCTACCACACCCACAAGACGGCATACAGTCACAGCAGCAGATACACCAGATAGG tCCTTTTCTGAATTATTTGTGAAATTCTTGGAGACAGAATCCTCACCCAAACAAACAATGAGACTTCCTGCCGAGGAGATGGCCGCAGACGTACAGCGACATCACAAACCTGTGTTTAATCCATTCACAGCACCAAGACATGTGAACAACGAAGGGAGACAACCTCATGATGAACGACATTTACTTATGCCTTCGTCTCCATTATCATCTACACTACCCGTGTTCTCTCCTGCTATGGACACGTCACGTCCAACACAACCAAAAACTTCTAGTGCTTATTTAAATGATGTGTTAAAATCTAGCTGA
- the LOC134710048 gene encoding thyroid receptor-interacting protein 11-like isoform X5, with amino-acid sequence MVTELGKTPQQNSTSAVLDSIEKENLLLKKKNLELQEQLIILEKSVHTLTEEKNIYSSNGADLEQIQQFEAIKSDLQSEKEALEMVLMDLRSQLKEKEEDLEEVKAKLMKQESDYQFLKQQKDKMEESFNETKMELSNTEFIISSLEMEKESLEKTLNESNLEGGEDSQKLKDELLNKSQLIEELASEKTDLETSLLELDAQHEEAMNQVISIRNDLSGKVESLQTKVKELSNIRDQLMEEKKCQEKELHDLTEVKDQLSGQVQGQTAELEDLNNVKVQLEGQILSQQAQILELKETMEKLKVQIDNKEKEKNDRQTDEEEGLNKLKISIEEKDQKIKDLSSSLHALQEENAERIKSIDDKNNELKVVMSSVEGLTRERDELAQSLEDKDKLVLSLEQKMKEKDENISSMEEKYNFVNEKLQQGSEAETSDFLQRISDLQDTLTQKEELINNLNSESHNFTAEKDKLEKMVNKLQEERETTDKKLTEMKEKFNNGAMTINNLHMDVKDMKERLSQADSDINDKSQKIKQLREEYESCTQTLSDLRNENNVLKQTLETSKDDLEKLKLSEDVVKLKSDLEEKTKELLALIEKNNKLEKIETEFLEFKEEAEKQISELTESVSGKDEEIINFREDVAILKVELEDKVEFLMTENLSLENKVKHLNEAIDGKVQYYETLIKDLKSGGEVSVPVTEEIKTLTKLNKEKDTVIKNLTDELDRLKASVSESETLTTCDSFDFVAKEQTISDLREDILSLSAENELCQSKIQEQMVQIEELKQNDEKSKLDSLNLSSEHNSAKETISRLQNEIELLRSTIQDQKAGITELNDKCQDQVHLLKERESQLNKEEGILVLLRQSLIEKDQQIELLDKQIKKATLLIPEERRRLLEADDVRDFSLLALEYPEKKAIEGVEKGTLEQGEKEEVCEEMVRKSASQEETGRNIEENGRDFEETESRNVIEEMENLQSLIKQKDDVINDLQNNNASLLKMLESKSVSLSDKTVVDIHRLENEVRSLKMEREQIMAVMNEKSREASSLKSEVHRLMNVVAASKSAIDKLQKDMIQGPDVNGEKDDMHKQAMQNLSRLIRDKDLEVESLKQKNETLLTVLQESSSSGSELSTLMQDKDNLAKQLKVLQDERDQMVLFVNQKHEESLKYHQEVQRLTQYINTEMEKHNKIQQEYANLAPQFEDKQQALLKAQNELINYRQKYTELEVKYGEMVQKVNTSGTVDVSSYNTQTDELKRTQEKLKELNESLRETEQKVTTLHQQNVEYEEVIVKRDAELHSMRKQVDTLTFQLQGAEGELSDLKQEHSKSEKETSDNISHMQMLKESNNRLTLEVQDREFEIKSLQEKMQTLTSVVHGQKDEEGQLNKLLQENESVMAQVKELQHERHQTIMALKQRQIETQELQRECQKLKEKEVKYAKELERLRGHLLQMEEAYTKDALESEEREKDLRNRLASAEEKVLSSSSAVQSASQQAVHQVESLQQQLHTVASQRDQAYLQLSSLQDQCQQYAVSLSNLQLVLEQFQREKDTQVSGEVEKYQRENEKLKKTVTELSAELKLVKEKLSDAEDGLEAAARLHQQLDKCDQIIAALKEEVQIREATLKNAEVEISDLRNSKDSKVDKLVIKSMFLGYFTAPKNKRDDVLHTIGSVLNFTPQEFEKITGDTGKGGWMSGLLRFGGTPVATPPTTPTRRHTVTAADTPDRSFSELFVKFLETESSPKQTMRLPAEEMAADVQRHHKPVFNPFTAPRHVNNEGRQPHDERHLLMPSSPLSSTLPVFSPAMDTSRPTQPKTSSAYLNDVLKSS; translated from the exons caGTTTTGGATAGTATTGAGAAGGAAAATCTTTTATTAAAGAAGAAGAACTTAGAACTCCAAGAACAACTCATTATATTAGAAAAGTCAGTTCATACATTGACTGAGGAGAAGAATATAT aCAGCAGTAATGGAGCTGATCTGGAACAAATCCAACAGTTTGAGGCTATCAAGTCTGACCTCCAGTCAGAGAAAGAGGCCCTAGAAATGGTATTGATGGACTTGAGAAGCCAATTAAAAGAGAAAGAAGAAGATTTAGAAGAAGTTAAAGCTAAATTAATGAAGCAGGAATCTGATTATCAGTTTCTAAAACAACAGAAG gATAAGATGGAAGAATCATTTAATGAGACAAAGATGG aattatcaAATACAGAGTTTATCATATCTTCGTTGGAAATGGAAAAGGAAAGTCTAGAGAAAACACTTAATGAATCTAACCTTGAAGGAGGTGAAGATTCACAGAAACTTAAAGATGAACTGTTAAACAAATCTCAGCTTATAGAGGAACTAGCTTCAGAAAAAACTGATCTGGAAACCAGTTTATTGGAACTGGATGCCCAGCACGAGGAAGCCATGAATCAGGTTATCAGTATACGAAATGACTTGTCCGGAAAAGTTGAAAGTTTGCAGACAAAAGTAAAGGAACTATCAAATATCAGGGATCAACTGATGGaagaaaagaaatgtcaggAAAAAGAATTACATGACCTTACAGAGGTTAAAGATCAGCTATCTGGGCAAGTTCAAGGTCAGACTGCAGAGTTAGAAGACTTGAATAATGTCAAGGTGCAGCTGGAGGGACAAATTCTCAGTCAGCAAGCTCAAATACTTGAACTGAAGGAAACAATGGAAAAACTGAAAGTTCAAATAGataataaggaaaaagaaaagaatgatAGACAGACTGATGAAGAAGAGGGTCTCAATAAACTGAAAATATCTATTGAGGAGAAAGACCAAAAGATTAAAGACTTAAGTTCCAGTTTACATGCATTGCAGGAAGAAAATGCTGAGCGTATAAAATCTATAGAcgataaaaataatgaattaaaagtGGTAATGTCTTCTGTTGAAGGGTTGACGAGAGAAAGAGATGAACTTGCTCAAAGTTTAGAAGACAAGGATAAATTAGTCTTATCTTTAGAGCAAAAGATGAAGGAAAAGGATGAAAATATAAGTAGTAtggaagaaaaatataattttgttaacgAAAAACTTCAGCAGGGTTCGGAAGCTGAAACAAGTGATTTCTTACAACGAATTAGTGACTTACAAGACACTTTGACACAAAAAGAGgaactgataaacaatttaaactccGAAAGTCATAATTTTACTGCCGAAAAagataaacttgaaaaaatggtTAATAAATTACAAGAGGAAAGGGAGACAACTGATAAAAAATTGacagaaatgaaagaaaaatttaataatGGTGCTATGACtattaataatttacatatgGATGTTAAGGACATGAAAGAGAGGCTTTCTCAGGCCGATAgtgatataaatgataaaagtcagaaaattaaacaattaaggGAAGAATATGAATCTTGTACACAAACATTGTCAGatttaagaaatgaaaataatgtgcTAAAACAAACTTTAGAAACTAGTAAGGATGATCtagaaaaactaaaattatcTGAAGATGTTGTTAAACTGAAATCTGATCTAGAAGAAAAAACTAAGGAATTGCTAGcgttaatagaaaaaaataataaactagaAAAAATTGAGACTGAATTTTTAGAATTTAAGGAAGAGGCTGAGAAACAGATATCAGAACTGACTGAAAGTGTATCTGGAAAGGACGAGGAAATTATTAACTTTAGAGAAGATGTCGCCATACTAAAAGTAGAATTAGAAGATAAAGTTGAATTTCTAATGACCGAAAATCTATCTTTGGAAAATAaggttaaacatttaaatgaagcAATCGATGGGAAAGttcaatattatgaaacttTGATTAAAGATTTAAAGAGTGGTGGTGAAGTTAGTGTACCAGTAACTGAGGAAATTAAAACTCTTACAAAactaaacaaagaaaaagatactGTGATTAAAAATTTGACAGATGAATTAGATCGGTTAAAAGCATCTGTTAGTGAATCAGAAACTTTAACAACATGtgattcatttgattttgttgctAAGGAACAAACAATCTCTGATTTGAGGGAAGATATTTTATCTTTGTCAGCTGAAAATGAACTCTGTCAGTCAAAAATACAAGAACAGATGGTTCAAATTGAAGAACttaaacaaaatgatgaaaagtcaaaattagATAGCCTAAATTTATCATCAGAACATAACTCGGCAAAGGAAACAATTTCTCGGTTACAAAATGAGATTGAATTACTAAGAAGTACTATTCAGGACCAAAAGGCAGGTATAACAGAGTTGAATGACAAGTGTCAAGATCAGGTACATTTATTGAAAGAGAGAGAAAGTCAACTAAATAAAGAAGAAGGTATCTTAGTCCTATTACGTCAATCATTGATTGAAAAAGATCAACAGATTGAACTTcttgataaacaaataaaaaaggcCACGCTATTGATCCCCGAGGAAAGAAGGCGACTACTGGAAGCAGATGATGTTCGCGATTTTTCTCTCTTGGCGCTGGAATATCCAGAGAAGAAAGCAATAGAAGGTGTGGAGAAAGGGACTTTAGAACAGGGAGAGAAAGAAGAAGTTTGTGAGGAGATGGTAAGAAAATCAGCTTCTCAAGAAGAAACTGGAAGAAATATCGAAGAAAATGGAAGAGATTTTGAAGAAACTGAATCACGAAATGTCATCGAAGAAATGGAAAACTTACAaagtttgataaaacaaaaagacgATGTTATTAACGATCTGCAGAATAACAATGCTTCTTTACTGAAGATGTTAGAATCTAAATCTGTCTCTTTAAGCGATAAGACTGTTGTGGATATTCATAGGTTGGAAAATGAAGTCAGGAGTTTAAAGATGGAAAGGGAACAAATAATGGCAGTGATGAATGAGAAATCAAGAGAAGCAAGCTCTTTAAAATCTGAGGTCCATAGGTTAATGAATGTTGTGGCAGCTTCAAAAAGTGCAATAGACAAACTTCAGAAAGACATGATACAGGGTCCAGATGTGAATGGGGAGAAAGACGATATGCATAAGCAAGCTATGCAGAATCTGTCACGCTTGATACGAGATAAAGATCTTGAAGTAGAATCTTTGAAAcagaaaaatgaaacattattgACTGTCTTACAGGAATCTTCATCAAGTGGATCAGAACTCAGTACATTAATGCAAGATAAAGATAACTTAGCTAAGCAGCTCAAAGTTTTACAAGATGAGCGAGATCAGATGGTTCTGTTCGTTAATCAGAAACATGAAGAAAGTTTGAAATATCACCAAGAAGTTCAAAGGTTGACCCAATATATAAACACTGAAATGGAAAAACATAATAAGATACAACAAGAATATGCTAACTTGGCTCCACAGTTTGAGGATAAACAACAAGCATTGTTGAAGGCTCAGAATGAACTTATAAATTATAGACAAAAGTATACGGAACTAGAAGTCAAATATGGAGAAATGGTACAAAAAGTCAATACTTCTGGAACTGTTGACGTCTCTTCTTATAACACACAGACAGACGAACTCAAACGAACCCAggaaaaattaaaagagttaAATGAAAGTTTACGTGAAACTGAACAGAAAGTAACAACACTTCATCAACAGAATGTGGAATATGAGGAGGTTATAGTTAAACGGGATGCAGAGCTTCACAGCATGAGGAAACAGGTCGATACTCTTACATTCCAATTACAAGGAGCTGAGGGAGAGCTGTCAGATTTGAAACAGGAACACAGTAAATCAGAGAAGGAAACATCAGATAATATATCACACATGCAAATGTTAAAGGAATCCAACAACAGACTGACGTTAGAGGTTCAAGATAGAGAGTTTGAGATTAAAAGTTTACAGGAGAAAATGCAGACACTGACCTCTGTTGTCCATGGTCAGAAAGATGAGGAGGGACAACTCAATAAGTTACTACAGGAGAACGAATCAGTGATGGCACAAGTTAAAGAACTACAACATGAAAGACATCAGACCATCATGGCATTGAAACAGAGACAGATTGAGACACAAGAATTACAAAGAGAG TGTCAGAAGTTGAAAGAAAAGGAAGTAAAATATGCTAAAGAGTTGGAAAGACTTAGAGGACATCTTCTTCAG ATGGAAGAAGCTTACACCAAAGATGCCTTGGAGTCTGAGGAGAGAGAGAAAGATTTACGTAATCGTCTGGCTTCAGCTGAGGAGAAAGTCTTGTCTTCTTCATCAGCTGTGCAGTCAGCAAG tCAGCAAGCTGTCCATCAAGTAGAGAGTTTACAACAACAACTACATACAGTAGCGTCTCAGCGTGATCAGGCCTATCTACAACTGTCTTCTCTACAGGACCAGTGTCAACAGTATGCTGTTTCCCTGTCTAACTTACAACTGGTTCTAGAACAGTTTCAGAGAG aaaaagaTACACAGGTTTCTGGTGAAgtagaaaaatatcaaagagagaatgaaaaacttaaaaagacAGTCACAGAACTTAGTGCAGAATTAAAACTAGTCAAG GAAAAATTATCAGATGCAGAAGATGGCTTAGAAGCAGCGGCCAGACTTCATCAACAGTTAGATAAATGTGATCAGATTATAGCAGCACTCAAAGAAGAAG TACAAATCCGTGAAGCTACCTTAAAGAATGCAGAGGTTGAAATTAGTGATCTGAGGAACAGTAAAGATTCAAAGGTCGACAA GTTGGTAATTAAAAGTATGTTCCTTGGATATTTCACTGCCCCTAAAAATAAACGGGATGATGTCCTTCATACTATTGGCAGTGTACTCAATTTTACACCACAGGAATTTGAAAAG attACTGGCGACACAGGTAAAGGTGGATGGATGTCTGGGCTCCTAAGATTCGGAGGGACACCAGTAGCCACACCCCCTACCACACCCACAAGACGGCATACAGTCACAGCAGCAGATACACCAGATAGG tCCTTTTCTGAATTATTTGTGAAATTCTTGGAGACAGAATCCTCACCCAAACAAACAATGAGACTTCCTGCCGAGGAGATGGCCGCAGACGTACAGCGACATCACAAACCTGTGTTTAATCCATTCACAGCACCAAGACATGTGAACAACGAAGGGAGACAACCTCATGATGAACGACATTTACTTATGCCTTCGTCTCCATTATCATCTACACTACCCGTGTTCTCTCCTGCTATGGACACGTCACGTCCAACACAACCAAAAACTTCTAGTGCTTATTTAAATGATGTGTTAAAATCTAGCTGA